The following proteins are co-located in the Pseudomonadota bacterium genome:
- a CDS encoding Bro-N domain-containing protein: MADLVLFEEKKVRRVWNEEDGKWYFAIVDVVGILSESIDPAAYWRKLKERLKKEGNETVTNCHAFKMTAADGKQRMTGAADAEQLLRLIQSVPSPKAEPFKLWLAKVGHERLQEIENPEIASQRMREIYRQKGYSDAWIEKRMRGIAVRDELTDEWKKRGVKEQVEYAILTAEISRATFGMTPSEYREHKSLANPGDNLRDHMTDLELIFTMLGEASTTEIARKKDAQGFLPNKRVAREGGTVAGNARRDLEKRSGRKVSTRDNFLEEPERRRRLTARKAHREK; the protein is encoded by the coding sequence ATGGCCGACCTGGTTCTGTTCGAGGAGAAGAAGGTCCGTCGAGTCTGGAACGAAGAGGATGGGAAGTGGTACTTCGCCATCGTCGATGTCGTCGGGATCCTCTCGGAGAGCATCGATCCGGCCGCCTATTGGAGAAAGCTCAAGGAACGCCTTAAGAAAGAGGGAAATGAAACCGTGACGAATTGTCACGCTTTCAAGATGACGGCCGCGGACGGCAAACAGCGTATGACCGGCGCCGCGGACGCGGAGCAGCTCCTGCGCCTCATCCAGTCGGTTCCGTCGCCAAAGGCCGAGCCGTTCAAGTTGTGGTTGGCCAAGGTGGGCCACGAGCGGCTCCAGGAGATCGAGAACCCGGAAATCGCTTCGCAGAGAATGCGCGAGATCTACCGCCAGAAGGGCTACTCCGACGCCTGGATAGAAAAACGGATGCGCGGCATCGCCGTGCGCGACGAGCTGACCGATGAATGGAAGAAACGCGGCGTCAAGGAGCAGGTCGAGTACGCCATCCTCACGGCCGAGATCAGCAGGGCCACCTTCGGGATGACGCCGTCGGAATACCGCGAGCACAAGTCGCTGGCGAACCCGGGCGACAATCTCCGCGACCACATGACCGATCTCGAGCTCATCTTCACGATGCTCGGCGAGGCGTCAACCACGGAAATCGCCCGGAAGAAGGACGCGCAGGGGTTCTTGCCGAACAAGCGGGTCGCGCGGGAAGGCGGCACGGTCGCGGGAAACGCCCGCCGCGATCTGGAGAAGAGGAGCGGCCGCAAGGTCTCGACTCGCGACAACTTCCTGGAAGAGCCCGAGAGGCGGCGGAGA